The following are encoded together in the Leuconostoc mesenteroides subsp. mesenteroides ATCC 8293 genome:
- a CDS encoding class A sortase — MMIKLPSVLAVASSGDMTVWQIMQKIGIYVAVFVMIFLLVAASQLVISRLRHKKFSHHHLFYDALFVTSFISLLVLGGSYLYQKNVAGIKTVILKPIHEQERKTANKKASEDTTSRALIRKMVMRNATKNFEKQGFVSIPSTNILLPIYNDAYSDEGLNLGANYANKSEKDPEGKQKPVMGQGNYGLAAHNFNDGQTGFSALQQTTNNDSPYLQDGKVKGSSWLNGKSVLLANSKGIYRYEITSQNTVASTEVSVLNPTKKAQLTIISCLFPSTAYRIITHAELKKTYTWRNAPEKLVSEFNLKVRNTNARVSWWNPGIEEGANGDAGGTK, encoded by the coding sequence ATGATGATAAAATTGCCTTCAGTATTAGCAGTGGCGTCTAGTGGCGACATGACAGTATGGCAGATCATGCAAAAAATAGGGATATATGTTGCAGTTTTTGTGATGATCTTTTTGTTAGTTGCTGCTAGTCAACTCGTAATTTCTAGACTGCGTCATAAGAAGTTTAGTCATCATCATTTGTTTTATGATGCACTGTTTGTTACAAGTTTCATCTCGTTGCTTGTCCTTGGAGGTTCTTACTTATACCAAAAAAATGTGGCGGGTATCAAAACAGTTATTTTGAAACCAATTCATGAACAAGAACGCAAAACGGCTAATAAAAAAGCATCAGAGGATACAACTTCGCGCGCCCTGATTCGAAAAATGGTTATGCGAAATGCAACAAAAAATTTTGAGAAACAAGGATTTGTATCAATTCCAAGTACAAATATTTTATTGCCAATTTATAATGATGCCTATAGTGATGAAGGACTGAACCTTGGTGCAAATTACGCGAATAAATCTGAAAAAGATCCGGAGGGGAAACAAAAGCCAGTTATGGGACAAGGAAACTATGGGTTGGCAGCCCACAATTTTAATGATGGTCAGACTGGATTTAGCGCGTTGCAACAGACAACCAATAATGATTCACCGTATTTGCAAGATGGCAAGGTGAAGGGTTCATCATGGTTAAACGGGAAAAGCGTTTTGTTGGCTAATAGCAAGGGGATTTACCGATACGAAATTACTAGCCAAAATACAGTTGCATCAACAGAGGTATCAGTGTTAAACCCAACTAAGAAAGCACAGTTAACAATTATTAGTTGCCTTTTCCCATCAACGGCATATCGAATTATTACACATGCTGAATTGAAAAAAACATATACGTGGCGTAATGCACCCGAAAAATTGGTTAGTGAATTTAATTTGAAAGTACGCAATACTAATGCCCGTGTGAGTTGGTGGAATCCAGGAATAGAAGAAGGCGCCAATGGTGATGCTGGTGGAACAAAATAA
- a CDS encoding ATP-binding protein has protein sequence MIDKQKRKDTSLIFKRQFFDVKAQEYLPISADELLSQHLLITGVTGSGKSSTALTIIEELKKNQQNVIVLDPTGEFRTIPNVQRIVLGDDGFFDVTHLTSDQIAHLLNITDKSLLANLPAAIESLQIQNNVVAKPGIYKKINRSQIEHDNLVEQLKIKDKYFDLSLLANQLQEEYITPYVDERADFSLLGQIYDKEAIAKAWSSLAQLKQTLKNKQIRTLLLRSTKQEIVHYDVDYLLRLFITRRATKQSLIIDLSLFSHEQKLNQVLVEILTLQMMSIAKLNGLSFPVTIFIDEAHRYLSNDGHGNYGIFSLIREGRKLGLDLMLSTQSPLDVPVELLGQFGSFIVQRLNTRNEMKNLLIIKEDLIDQVAHLATGEALLKTIGRQELKKVKVELSTISHQTENIPFGL, from the coding sequence ATGATAGATAAACAAAAACGTAAGGATACTTCACTAATATTTAAGCGACAATTTTTCGATGTGAAAGCACAAGAATATTTGCCCATTTCTGCTGATGAATTATTATCTCAGCACTTGCTAATTACTGGTGTTACTGGTAGCGGAAAGTCTTCGACTGCGCTAACAATTATAGAAGAACTCAAAAAGAACCAGCAGAATGTCATTGTATTAGATCCAACAGGTGAATTCCGTACAATACCAAATGTACAGCGTATTGTGTTGGGGGATGATGGTTTCTTTGATGTTACTCACTTAACGAGTGATCAAATTGCTCATCTATTAAATATTACAGATAAATCACTGCTAGCCAATTTACCCGCTGCAATTGAAAGTTTGCAAATACAAAACAATGTTGTAGCGAAACCAGGAATCTATAAAAAGATCAATAGAAGCCAAATTGAACATGATAACCTAGTGGAACAACTTAAAATTAAGGATAAATACTTTGATTTAAGCTTGCTGGCTAATCAGTTGCAAGAAGAATATATTACGCCTTATGTTGATGAGCGTGCTGATTTTTCATTATTAGGACAAATTTATGATAAGGAAGCCATTGCCAAAGCATGGTCAAGTCTTGCTCAATTAAAACAAACCTTAAAAAATAAACAAATACGTACTTTATTGTTAAGATCAACGAAACAAGAAATTGTGCACTATGATGTCGATTATTTACTGCGATTGTTTATAACACGTCGGGCGACGAAACAGAGTTTGATCATCGATTTATCTTTGTTTAGTCACGAACAAAAATTAAATCAAGTACTTGTTGAAATTCTGACTCTGCAGATGATGAGCATAGCAAAACTTAATGGACTAAGTTTTCCTGTAACAATCTTTATTGATGAAGCACATCGATACTTGTCTAATGATGGTCATGGCAATTACGGCATCTTTTCGTTAATTCGTGAGGGACGAAAACTAGGATTGGATTTGATGCTGAGTACACAAAGCCCATTAGATGTTCCTGTTGAGTTACTCGGGCAATTTGGTAGCTTTATCGTGCAGCGATTAAACACACGAAATGAAATGAAAAACTTATTAATCATCAAAGAGGACCTAATTGACCAAGTAGCACATTTAGCAACTGGGGAGGCGCTTTTAAAAACAATTGGTCGCCAGGAGTTGAAAAAGGTCAAAGTGGAACTGAGTACAATTAGCCATCAAACCGAAAATATTCCATTTGGTCTATAA
- a CDS encoding MerR family transcriptional regulator gives MSERELRRNLSILPIGTVRELTLLTDRQIRYYEQQKLIAPGRGKGGQRRFSLNDVDRLLEIRDFLDAGDSIKDIQEIFAKQRRKAQEKQDSEAALRRSLQKEFAQLGRFGAH, from the coding sequence ATGAGCGAACGCGAATTGAGACGTAATTTATCAATTTTACCAATTGGTACTGTACGCGAGCTCACGTTATTGACTGATCGTCAGATTAGATACTATGAACAACAGAAATTAATTGCGCCGGGTCGCGGCAAAGGTGGCCAGAGACGTTTTTCATTAAATGATGTTGATCGTTTGCTCGAAATTCGTGATTTCTTGGATGCTGGAGACTCTATCAAGGATATTCAAGAAATTTTTGCCAAGCAACGCCGTAAAGCACAAGAAAAACAAGATTCAGAAGCAGCACTACGCCGTTCACTACAAAAAGAATTCGCCCAACTTGGACGATTCGGGGCTCATTAA